GCGACTACTATTCACGTTCAACATTGTTCAAGTGTGTGACATCAACAGTTATCATCATCTTAAAATTCAAATAAAAGTTAGAAGTGTGCGACCAATCATCAAACTGTGCGACCAACTTAAAGTGAAGTGTGTGACCAATCATCATCTGTGCGACTACATCAACAAACAAAACCATCACCTTCACAGTTAATTGATTGGGCGACTACTTTCATCTCCGCAACCACGACCGTAACCACTACCGTAACTCTGATCATCTTCTTCGTCTCCGGTGTTCCACTCGTCACAACTACGACATCACCATTCCGTTCATAACCTCCATCTCAATCATATCCGCCGCGTAACGAAGTCTGCATCATCTTTTCGTTGTTCAACTTCGCATCCTCGCcgaccaccaccatcaccgtTCATCCTTTCCACCGTGTTCATCACCAACCTTCAACCACCACTCCCACGATCTGCCACTCCATCTTATCTGTCGACCTCCGACATTCTTCGGTCGATCGTCTTCAACCGTTGCAACTCCACCATCGTAACACCGCCACCCCGTCGTTCATTACAACTCCGTTAACCGTTGTAAACCATCTCCGACCACTGAACACAACCACTGAACACCTCCATCTTCGTGACCTCTATCTTCATCTCCGGCACCATTGTGTTTGACTTTTCGACTAGCTGAGTTTTTCgagttgaaggggtatggtcccaaatctcgtgtcagcatcgaccgcgagtgaccattacccttatcaaaacccccaccaaccaacaacctacttgtgcccatgcgagaacgcgtcgacacaagggttgaatccaatctatctagtgatgaaggaggacttacctggaacatgagaacggtagagtgatgcgacatagcatcacatctgatgtatgaaaacggaagtattcacagcgatgcggcctcgcaccgcgtccagtgaacacttctatcaatataaggaagctggataacagcaacagtcaccacatgcgacgatgcggcccgcaccgcatctcgcgtatttcttgatcacaagcaagagacgcgataacatcagatgttaccgcaggcagtgatgcggcccgcaccgcatcctatacgctcaacaagtgggactgacaccacagtgcaagtggaaccaatggcagtcacctgtcaggtctacgtaagcgacagactgacgtggcgtcgtctccccggccgacatgtctgacacacctgcaaaggtgcagcatgccgtcagtctatccatccacctcctccttcactcctcggctataaataccaaccccaaaccaggtttgaggtatctcttcacaactctctcactactactactatcttactttgcttcccaagcaaattactgattctcacgccggagagtggtaacaaggagcaccccccaccccatcctccttgttacgagtcacggtttgtttccttgtgaaGGAGATCAACCCatcggtgatccagccagcgatcctcgagaggaagggattaacccttcttgacgagaccagtgagttaaccctgcccggttaaccattgtttcatcattggcgcccaccgccaCTCTTAGCACTTTTCAAACCATCCTTTtccctctctcacgatcatgactgatcaccaaaacaacactagGGATAACCAAAACCCCACAAATCTAAGTCCGGTATGGGTCAATCCCTCAACATcgcaacccggacacatcggcacgtccacacaaagagGTCCCTCCCTTatgtttggacatgacttatcacagtacgcatctgtgatcccaccaggcatggacGTTCACGCCTGGTACGACCAGCAGGCAGCCTTGCTGAcagcaacatacaaccgcgcttgtgcggaagcgcagATACAAGCTGGGCCCaacccagcaccgcacacccccgccgatcgtattttacaatacgcaGGCAGGGCACATTCACGTCCAgcttcaagaagccgacgtgaagaccgcggatcatcttactgttcaGTCCACACgatcaacgaggatgattccgcatacgggtcccacaccaggggaccagtgcatacccgcctaggtgttggtgcatgtttgtgacaacagcttagatttggtctttggatatcttgtaattagtaattgtaggtccccttgatgttatggatctttaacagaatcgtctatctaacctagagtgcggaatcctctagatcagattgtagcagaaaacgtgtaggaaacagaaacagcaatcactttcaaatcgggttttctattgattatcaatctcacgaattacaatcaatccaaaaccctaacaaccctaaatttcgtccaagacctagtccctcacgaaattgctctctcaaacactgttttggctgattaactaatcaactgatcaacctaaaccctaaagcctaaccttgtttatataacacaaggtttactatttgggctagggtttgcaacatgggcaaagcccaattcgtttccccttgacccaaatgggtttagtttagcccaaacactataatctcactattacaaagctaaacccgctaactgtttatcgtttaactaattacaagatatccaaagaccaaatctaagctgttgtcacaaatatgcaccaacaaactcccccttgacaatagcttcataaaaactttgtcttgagtcaaaactttgtcttcagtcttcttgcaatcttcaagtagtcttgcactgtctttggtctttggatagcttcagcttcaatagcttctgtcagcaacactAGGTCCCTACGTTGAGCACAGGCAACGATCCgcatcccgacatggctctggaattcagagccggttgggcccacagccatacaccgaagggtatggtcgtaccaGGACGACCGTACATATTGTGGGGATTCGCATGACACATGCAGCAGACCGGGAgaacgcaactatgttcctcccactcacccccgcagtacatacctcagggctgcaaaGCGCCCTGAGAATAAACCCTACAGACCAAaggctgcggccgaaaactccaaattcgctCCGCGGATTGCCCGCGCCCGTGTCACTACAACAAAGTTCCCGTTCAatgttgggaaatacagtggttcgaccgacccggacgaccacatgaacattttcatgggtgcagggtgcaatggccagtgggatgaacccacttgttGTAATTTTTTCCGCCAGACCctcacgggcctggccagggcatggttcgattctttgccagtaggatcactggaatcattcgaggacttgcacgccaagttcctcgcccattttagccagcaacgacgccacgaacgtgattcaatggacgtcatgaatatctggcgtaGGGACGACGAATCtatcgaagcattcgtcgtccgttacaataaagagtgcctggagataggtgacgtggtagaccaaatggcacgtaaccacttcatcaaggccgtcagggacaagcagatggtcatgaccatctctggcaaggagggcttgcctaaaaaatgggaagatgtcatgaccgcggtcaagacatatgcccagacgCAGCGGTCTCTTGAACCGCACCtggcaaaggcacagccccaagccgaaacctcctaccaagggtccaagcgtaacaacaAACGCAACAGGGACACGGGAAATCACGATAGTATTTctaaaccatacttcccgcgaaccaacccgtttgacccaagaAACCATAACGCCCAATGGGACAACCGGGCGTCAAAGAAAGATtttcgggaccgcaactggaccgagatcaccatgtcgccaagcgaGGTCCTTCTTGCGGACCcgcaattcttgcgaccggcccaaccaatgaagtccaagaaaaatcaggacctcacactctactgtgagtatcacaaggactcgggccacaccaccaacaactgcatcagtctccggctggagattgagtgGGCcataaaagaggggaaactgcaacacgttttgccaggtgggcaaaaacccaccaagcgcatcacccctcatggcgaaggtacctcctccggaaagAAAACCATGTACGTAGcttccactcacatgatcaacggaggcaaaggtaggccgcgcaaagcgacgagaaggccggacaatgactggaaagacgagcaagtcgtctttccaaaagtccgaggcggaccgcgcgataggcgcgccgtcgttatttcaggccaactggcacattactgcaccgagcgtctattcattgacccgggcagtacttctgatataatctacgaacaatgcttcaaccagttcgaccaggaggacaaagatcggttgcaagcagtagattacccattggccgggttcgcaggggaaactgtctttcccctgggccagatcacttttcctgtgcgccttaccagcggaaggcacacaagaacagaagaggtaaacttcatgattttacctcacacctccagatatgacgtactccttgggagagaatcccaaggagatttcaatatgattacatccgtcccccactctgcggtcggtttcccaaccgaatcaagggtcgcgataatctatgcccgcagggacgtcatgatgtcggacgaagtacgtccgaccaaggtcgcaaggcccacccccaatgaccaaccagaaaaatgggttctcaacgcgagatacccagaacaaaaggttacattgggCCATGCCTTGTCCCCTACCatcaaagcgcacctgaagcagcttctcttcagaaaccaagacattttcgcgtggacgcccgcagacatgacaggggtcccacgtggtatagcgcaacatcacttgaataccttaccaggtatcaagccggtgatccaaggccaacgccaccttgggtccgctaaaaatcaggcgatgcaagagcaggtcgaagaactgctctccgcaggcatcctgcgggaagttaaataccagacatggttatccaacccagtcatggtagaaaaaccgtccgggggctggcgcatgtgcgtcgattacaaagaccttaacaaagcctgccccaaggattgttacgcgcttccagaaatcgacgaaaaagtcgataatctcgcaccattcagatggaagtgtttcctcgattgctacaaagggtaccatcaggtacaaatggcagtcaaggatgaagacaaaacggcattccgcactcccaccgggaattactgttatacaaaaatgccgtttgggttgcgcaacgcgggcgcaacttatcaaaagctgatgaacgacactttccgcggccaaataagcaaaagtgtcgaaatctacatggacgacctagtcgtcatgagcatggaggaagataccatgctcacagacattgaaagaacattccagactctgtgaagcgttaacataaagctcaatccagggaaatgctcgtttggaatggaagaaggcaaattccttaggttcatcgtgactaaagatggattcaaggtaaacccggagaaagttcaggcgatcgagcgcatgccatcgccttcatcgatgaaagagatgcaacgactagccggcaggctagcagcactcaacagattcttagccaaccatgcagctaagtctaatcctttcatcaagaccctgcggaactgtttaaagaaagaacaattccagtggatcGCAGAGGCTGAAAATGCTTTCCGGGAAATGAatgagtgtttgatacaactcccaactttaaccgcaccacgcaaggatgagccactcatattatacctatccgccgcggacaacgcggtgggtgcggtattgatagtggaacgggagggggttcaaacacccatctattacatcagcaagatgctcaacgacccagagacgaggtacTCAATAATTGAGAAGTTGGTGCTAGCATtggtgcacgcttcaagacggttgcgacgctactacgcaaatcacgtcatcacagtactaaccaattacaggatcggcccgatcctatccaaacctgacatctctgggagattagcaaaatgggcaatcgagctgggcgcatACACGCTACACTACAAActgcgccccgcgattaaaggccaagtcttagctgatttcgccgccgaagtaccggtgaatcgcatccaagaatgcgaagaagcacaaaatcctgcaccaacgccatcttcctcagaaacatgggcactatttaccgatggtgcctccaacgaggaaggtgcgggcgcaggtctgcaactcgtcagccctgacggccaagagcttacatatgcaatccgcctcgatttcaaaagcacaaacaacgaggcagaatatgaggccctgttagcgggactacgtttagcagtcaaactcggcgtgcaacacctggaagcacacgtcgactatttgttggttgcaggacaaatacgcggtgactatgccgcaaaaggggacatcatgatcctctacctcgagcaagccctgcaactaacatccaaattcgcttcgttcaatatccgacatattaatcGAAGTGAAAACAAGTCAGCGGATGCACTAacaaaactcgcatccaccagcttccaacacctggcaaaggaaatacgtatcgaaattctacaaaatccttcagtacccctgcgccaggtcAACGTCATCCAATACGGGACAACGtcgtggatgacaccaattattgcatatttgcaatcaggtgtgactcccgaaagcaaatcagaggcacgcaagctacaatacaaagcgtgccattatcaaatgggagacggtatcttataccgcaaatcatacctagggccactactacgatgcgtcaacccccaggatgccacatacctcctcagagagatacacgagggtatgtgcggcatacacgcaggaccacgcatggtagtggccaaaatcatgaatgctgggtattactggcccggcatgcacctggacgccgtcaaagagctGCGCAAATGTATCAAATGTTAacgacatgctccaaaaactttgcgcccCAAAAACAACCtggtcccggtcaccaccgcatggcccttccagaaatgggcaatcgacattgtgggacctttccctgacgcaccaggtgcagtcaaatttatcatagtagcggttgattacttcacaaaatgggtagaggcaaaaccgctcgcctcaaccactgcaatgataacaagaaaattcatttgggaacacatcatctgccgtttaggtttaccaatgtgcatagtcaccgataacggcaccaacttcgctgccgaagaattccaaaaatggctagaagaattacatattgagcacatattctcatcagtagcacacccgcaagggaatggccaagtcgagagtatcaataaaagtctagtcgaaggcatcaaggcacggttgggaacggccaggcgtggctgggtcgatgaactcccaagtatcttatgggctcaccgtacaagcccaaaaacaagcaatggggaaacacccttcagcctagtctatggctcagaagcggtgatccccgcggaagtaggcctcccttcacccagaatgttggctattgaaaaaatagacaacagtatggaacgcaggatcgacTTAGACCttttggaagaaaggcgcgaaaacgctgccatcaatgaggctaagtacaaatccaaactggaaaagtactacaactcgcgtgtccgcgtttgtactttcaacccgggagactacgtcctccgcgacaatgaagcatctaatgctgagcgcccaggcaaacttgcccccaagtgggaaggaccctacctcatcaaagaggtcctagggaaaggcgcatacaaactacaaacgttagaaggcgaacctatcgcacgaacatggaatgcacaacagcttcgacgctgctatatgtaagtcatgttcttacattttctatgtaacctatcgggccacaggccatttgcaaataaataaataagcaattttatacattattgtttgttactactattacaaatgcgtgttccactttgcggtatcccaaaaacagattggcaaaatcttcattcgcaatacccatacaaagtgataaccacacacaaatagggctgtaaacgaaccgaacgaacacgaacaaggccttgttcgtgttcgttcgttaaggaaataaatgtgttcacgaacagttcatgaacacttaccgaacgagattttatgttcgtgttcgttcattaaggaaatgagcatgttcgcgaacggttcacgaacacagacgaacacaaataaatttggcaaacgcgacgaaggataaagatagatggtcTATAGattagcactcgaacttgaatcccttattgtggaacggaggtcgattgtattcgtggatgtaaataatgagaaatgaaagggtaatgatgcataaacaaggtgaaagtaggtttcctagtttaattgttagggaaataaaaaaaataaaagtttaataatataaaaagtaaaaataaaatataagaaattaCAAAGATatttaattaaaacacaaacatacgaacataaacgaacgcaaataaacgaatgttcatgaacacgttcacgaacaccttaccgaacgttcacgaacacaatcgaacgaacgagacctctgttcatgttcgttcatttaagtaatcgaacgaaatttcttgttcatgttcgttcgtttattaaatgaacgaacataaacgaacttccgccgcacggttcacgaactgttcgctgaacgttcggttcgtttacagccctacacacaaatattgtaataggccagcaaaaggcaaaaagacttaagtgtttatccggccggatagacaagtttttgttaacctaacacaattcctgagcccaaaaaggcgaacaatggaattgacgcatactcataccACAACAGTATGGAGTACATTCGACCCCATCCACAATGGGTAGAGatccgcatacatacgttcagacatgcaagaattaaaaacacttgtacaaattgaacaataaactttatattcaaaaaattcaagcacccacacgatgcttaatggatttacataaagttcctagtctatacaagaggaaaacaaaaagggggcacactagccaacctaaaccctattttgtaccgctggttcccgcaccatctccagcaccaccagcgggattttcctcttctgcatcagcatacagcatccgcagccggtcaacgtaatccgcagcctctaaacagtCGTCCAACTCCTCCACACAAGcgagggacgtatcataaaaagAGGCTACAGCCGCGTTCAGGCGACTTTCGGTGTCCACGTCACGAAACCCGGATCGCTCTTCGATAACACCGCCTATAGACATGACGTTCATATGagcaatgcagcggttataaccagctttaaaaccggcatcgcgggcacgttccttgaccaagtccaaaccagttgcggtctcaggtgcatccatgatagcctgaacaatctgcaataaaaggatGATAAGACTCGGATACTAATCCAAGCAAACATAAAGGcaagggatacttacacgcgTGATACCAtgactccgcatccactcacggtcagcctcaagctggttaaaAGAAGATGTCACGGCGTCCTTGGCCTCAACAGCAGCATTAGCCCGCTCTTCCGCAACCGatacgcgggcagtaaggtctttAACCGCGACCTTCCAGGCCTTAACATCAGCCTTTCAAAGAGCAAAAAACAGTTTACTCAAAATCAGTGAACACTCGCGAAAAAGCAGAAAGAAAAATACAATAGGAATAACGAATCATACCTGAAGGCTAGCAACAACCTTACCCAAGCGGGTACGCTCAGCGTTCGCCTCTTCCAGAGCCTTCGAAGTGCGGTTTTCCCTCTCTTTGGCCTCATCAAGGGTCTTCGCAGTATGGGCCCCCGTTTCCTTGGCCTCTCCCAGCGCCTTAACAGCCAGGGCCTGTGCTTGTTGCGCCTTAACCGCAACCGCCTCAGCTGCAGCCTTTTCTTTGACCAAAGcagcgttcgctgccttggcattcgttaactcctgacgagcacgaaacagattatcattctgcttagcccaggactcattccacttcttgcgctcattggaaaacTTTTCATTCCAATCCTTCCGTTCATCAGAAAGAAGTTTGGCAAGAGTATgaacctgtttcagctgagcagtggcagcccactccgaggtctgtttctgcttctcaaaagcagctctatccttctcaagctgctccgcacccgcacgagcagccttgactaactcttccgcttcggcccgcaaGCGAGCAGCTTCCTCCTCCCTGCGACCTAACACCCTGTAGTCTTCCAAAATGGcgttcgccactatggaacttcctactagcatggtagaaagttggttgatgcgcagcTCCCGAGGTGCAGAACGGGCACGTTCAACTTCATATGGGGTGCCCAgcccacccagaatctccttacaCGCAGAAGCGtcattggaaatatcatccccctgcataacagtccaggggggtcggtgataaacaCTACTCCGACCCTGGGTATacgtgcggtaataatactccaattcagactccgtaggctgaattggaggcccatcataacccgcatcaccggcagacgaaccggtacccttctcaccagcagaaGACTTCTGCGACCCAGCATCAGTTTTTTGCGGCTCTGCATCAGACTTTTGTTTCCCAGAATCAGAAAACCGTAGACCCAAATTAtcaccctcattgggagagatcagattgttggacgaaTCAACGGTATCGAATATCTGGGTCACCACCTTCTCCGCAGTACCCTCCGTTCGCACGGTTGAATCAGGCACCACCTTTGACAAAAGGCGCCGAAGGTTCCTCAGACGCACCCGCACCCGCACCCGTGGTATGCGGGGGTGACGACGGAGCATCAAAGATGGAGAAATCTTTATCTTGAAGCTCTGCAAAACAAAGTCAAATAACCATCAAAACACAAGTTGTGCGTAACACTTGAGACAAGCTATACAACACTTACCAACAGTAACCGCAGGTTCCTTTGGTGTCGGACCAGTCCTCTTAGACTGCAACGTCTGACGTTTCGGTCCACCGGCACCAGCGGCCGTCTCTTCTACTTGCCTCTTCCCAACAACAGACTGCGAACCCgcagctgtacccaaaccctcaagggtatcagatactatcacatcaTCCATGTATCTACGGAAAGGAGAGTaagagatacctgccgcctgcggcaccagatgaggcacaacaGTGACCTCCGGTATTTTCTTTTGGCGAAAGCACACGCCTTTCACCACTTGCCTCTTAGGCACACCCTTCGCGTTagggtcccctaaggccccaagatcacctgcatggaaaCCATCCAAAAGGCGAGTTAGTGAAACCATTATTGTTATCACAAGTAAAAAGGATTCCTAAATATACCTTTGCCTcgcggcaactcaactgccaatgcggcctcagtaggcacc
This is a stretch of genomic DNA from Helianthus annuus cultivar XRQ/B chromosome 16, HanXRQr2.0-SUNRISE, whole genome shotgun sequence. It encodes these proteins:
- the LOC118488186 gene encoding chromosome partition protein Smc-like codes for the protein MQGDDISNDASACKEILGGLGTPYEVERARSAPRELRINQLSTMLVGSSIVANAILEDYRVLGRREEEAARLRAEAEELVKAARAGAEQLEKDRAAFEKQKQTSEWAATAQLKQELTNAKAANAALVKEKAAAEAVAVKAQQAQALAVKALGEAKETGAHTAKTLDEAKERENRTSKALEEANAERTRLGKVVASLQADVKAWKVAVKDLTARVSVAEERANAAVEAKDAVTSSFNQLEADREWMRSHGITRAVLSKSDPGFVTWTPKVA